In a single window of the Antedon mediterranea chromosome 1, ecAntMedi1.1, whole genome shotgun sequence genome:
- the LOC140041469 gene encoding uncharacterized protein: MDPGEGIRQAKQALIDKYGNPFRLADAYITSLKDFPDIKAEDKDSLSRYSLLLIECKNSMSSLDHLQELNHTSSIQTLTLKLPYRMGDKWRTKADLIQETRRVQFDDFVLFVEKQSRILSNPTFGNIKDEKVSQRKPPHRPKGAYAAAEVQRDCLYCSKGAHRIEECRKFDNLQRPEKLTYIKEHRLCYGCLTTGHLAKHCNSRHTCTKCKRRHPNTLHQDPVVNTKTTNKNKGKQPNQLQAACAKINQGECALAVIPVRVSVG, encoded by the coding sequence ATGGATCCTGGAGAAGGCATTAGACAAGCGAAGCAGGCGCTAATAGATAAATACGGTAATCCATTCAGATTGGCGGATGCCTATATTACATCATTAAAGGACTTTCCTGATATAAAGGCAGAGGATAAAGATTCTTTGTCCAGATACTCATTACTACTTATCGAATGTAAGAACTCCATGTCCAGTCTCGATCATTTACAAGAATTAAATCATACAAGTAGCATACAGACCCTCACGTTGAAACTGCCTTACCGCATGGGAGACAAATGGAGGACCAAAGCAGACCTTATTCAAGAAACTAGAAGGGTACAATTTGACGACTTTGTACTATTCGTAGAAAAACAGTCCAGGATTCTTAGTAATCCTACGTTTGGGAACATCAAAGACGAAAAGGTATCTCAGCGCAAACCACCACATAGACCAAAGGGAGCTTATGCTGCAGCCGAAGTGCAAAGAGACTGTCTTTACTGCAGTAAAGGCGCACACAGAATAGAAGAGTGCAGGAAATTCGACAACCTGCAAAGACCAGAGAAACTAACCTACATTAAAGAACACAGATTATGCTACGGCTGCTTAACTACTGGTCACTTGGCTAAACATTGCAACAGTCGCCACACGTGCACCAAATGTAAGAGGAGGCACCCAAACACGCTCCACCAAGACCCAGTTGTTAACACTAAAACGACAAACAAGAATAAAGGTAAGCAGCCTAACCAACTGCAAGCTGCGTGTGCCAAGATAAATCAAGGAGAATGTGCCTTGGCAGTGATCCCAGTTCGCGTAAGCGTTGGATGA
- the LOC140041485 gene encoding uncharacterized protein: MGSTYRLTTKAVKGLKVTSLDNRNMETVIHTAYTKSNLPIQKAHFPKQSDIDKWPHLQGVKIPQIDKGKEVGLLMGMGVASAYTPLEVKTGPIDAPHATRTNLGWIVWNLIGNHESSHPYPANFVGRNVEKSTYDTLEKLVKRSTEIDFPESGLDLTQNHSVEDKLFLRKVNESIVKGPDNHFTISLPFRRNEVVMPDNRLQAVKRLESLCRRLKADKPYAMEYTNYMDELLTKGYAERVPPDEIIQDGHKWEEEVAIIADVEKMFHQVKLRILCQDGGFRLTKWTSNSKKVINTIPESERSKELQSINLHEETIPCERALGIKWHPEEEYLYFEASTREQAVTRRGILSTISSVFDPMGLIAPVILPAKILLQEVMRDNKGWDEPIDGEIKQRWQTWLEESKLISNIKIPRCVNLNCAKRLCQLHMFADASEMGYGIVAYVRCVVDGAITCNNLYSRSRVSPLKRMTIPRLELTAATLAVKSASLIQSEIDYNFDDILFWTDSMLVINYINNVSTRFSTFVANRLNVIQEGSTTSQWRHVGTKDNPADIASRGLKLGKIENEKMWLRGPEFLWQETNQWPQQIQGSHNLKIDDPEVKKVACPVLPYADTLQTLAKHYSSWSRLRRATAWMIKLKQVLRKKDVDRKYLTVSELKAAEVSLVRNVQRRSYIEEIKSLEAGNQIKKSSPLVKLDPFLENGVLKVGGRLRRAELGSSKHQMILPKNSHVSQLIIREMHRNLGHCGRNQIITHLRKKYWVPQVVSATRKLISKCVLCRRYHRRAENQKMADLPSCRVTVGENPFSHTGMDYFGPFDIKRGRTIHKRYGVIFTCLKTRAIHLEVSDSLTTTSCLNALRRFTARRAPIRMIMSDNGTNLIGAKNELKKAIKELNPREIQSNMLRQNIDWKFNPPSASHYGGTWERMIRSVRKVLYSVLKEQPMELDDEGLPTVFCEVEGIVNSRPLTIISDSPLDKDPLTPNHFLLVGNKQTSMEPGVFERKELVKGWRQIQYLTNLFWRRWSKEYLVTLQERQRWFHQRKNVNVGEIVLICDNNSPRGQWPMGRVVEVYPDEKGYVRAVKLKTSTSELKRPITKLVVLLEADSP, encoded by the exons ATGGGGTCTACGTACCGATTAACAACAAAGGCGGTAAAGGGACTAAAGGTAACTTCCCTAGACAACAGAAATATGGAAACTGTTATACACACTGCATATACTAAGAGCAACTTACCTATTCAGAAGGCACACTTTCCTAAACAATCGGACATTGACAAGTGGCCACATTTACAAGGCGTAAAAATACCCCAGATAGATAAGGGTAAAGAAGTGGGTCTACTGATGGGCATGGGTGTAGCAAGTGCTTATACACCTCTGGAAGTAAAAACAGGACCTATCGACGCTCCCCATGCAACCAGAACTAACCTGGGGTGGATCGTTTGGAACTTGATTGGTAACCACGAAAGTAGTCACCCATACCCAGCAAACTTCGTTGGAAGAAATGTAGAAAAGTCTACTTACGACACGTTGGAGAAGTTAGTAAAAAGGAGCACCGAGATTGACTTCCCAGAAAGTGGTTTGGATCTTACACAAAACCATTCTGTTGAAGATAAATTATTCCTCAGGAAAGTAAACGAAAGCATAGTGAAGGGACCCGACAATCACTTTACAATTAGCCTTCCTTTTAGACGCAATGAAGTGGTCATGCCTGACAACAGACTACAAGCAGTCAAACGACTAGAGTCATTATGTCGTCGTCTGAAGGCAGATAAACCATACGCAATGGAATACACCAACTACATGGATGAATTGTTAACCAAGGGATATGCAGAGAGAGTACCACCTGACGAAATTATACAAGATGGACACAAATG GGAAGAAGAAGTTGCCATAATTGCTGATGTGGAAAAGATGTTCCACCAAGTCAAA CTGAGAATACTATGCCAAGATGGAGGATTTCGTTTGACAAAATGGACCAGCAATTCAAAGAAAGTAATAAACACTATACCAGAATCTGAACGGTCAAAGGAACTTCAGTCAATTAATCTACATGAAGAAACCATACCATGTGAAAGAGCATTAGGCATTAAATGGCATCCAGAAGAAGAATATTTATATTTCGAAGCTTCAACCAGAGAGCAAGCTGTCACAAGGAGAGGAATCTTATCTACAATAAGTTCTGTTTTTGACCCAATGGGCTTAATAGCACCAGTTATCCTACCGGCGAAGATATTACTTCAAGAAGTAATGCGAGATAACAAAGGCTGGGATGAACCCATTGACGGGGAAATAAAACAACGCTGGCAGACCTGGTTGGAAGAATCAAAACTTATTTCTAACATCAAGATACCAAGATGCGTTAACTTGAATTGTGCAAAGAGACTATGTCAACTCCATATGTTCGCAGACGCTAGTGAAATGGGCTACGGAATAGTCGCCTACGTACGATGTGTGGTAGATGGAGCCATTACCTGCAACAATCTGTATAGCCGTTCAAGAGTTTCACCACTCAAGCGAATGACAATACCACGACTTGAGCTTACAGCAGCGACATTGGCGGTAAAGAGTGCAAGCTTAATCCAATCTGAAATAGATTACAACTTTGACGATATCCTTTTCTGGACTGATAGCATGTTGGTGATCAACTATATTAACAATGTGAGTACAAGATTCAGTACCTTTGTTGCTAATCGACTAAATGTCATACAAGAAGGATCTACTACGAGTCAATGGAGACATGTTGGTACTAAAGATAACCCTGCTGACATCGCCTCAAGAGGACTGAAACTAGGAAAAATCGAAAATGAGAAAATGTGGTTACGAGGGCCGGAATTCCTCTGGCAGGAAACAAACCAGTGGCCTCAACAAATTCAAGGTAGCCATAATTTGAAGATAGATGATCCTGAAGTCAAGAAGGTTGCATGTCCAGTCTTGCCTTATGCTGATACATTACAAACCTTGGCGAAACACTATTCATCTTGGAGTCGCCTACGTAGAGCCACCGCCTGGATGATAAAGTTAAAACAGGTTCTTCGCAAGAAGGATGTAGACAGAAAATATCTGACGGTATCCGAACTAAAAGCAGCTGAAGTGTCTCTCGTAAGAAATGTTCAAAGAAGGAGTTATATAGAAGAGATTAAATCATTGGAAGCTGGTAATCAAATCAAGAAATCAAGTCCATTAGTAAAACTTGatccatttttggaaaatggcGTCCTAAAGGTAGGAGGTCGCTTGAGAAGAGCAGAGTTGGGTTCGTCTAAACACCAAATGATCCTGCCTAAGAACTCTCATGTTTCCCAGTTAATAATACGAGAGATGCACAGAAATCTTGGCCATTGTGGCAGAAACCAAATCATAACGCACCTGAGGAAAAAATACTGGGTACCTCAAGTCGTCTCTGCTACCAGGAAATTAATCAGCAAATGCGTACTATGTAGAAGGTACCACAGAAGAGCGGAAAACCAGAAAATGGCCGACCTGCCGAGTTGTAGAGTAACTGTTGGTGAAAACCCATTCTCACATACTGGAATGGATTACTTTGGACCCTTCGATATAAAAAGAGGAAGAACTATACATAAGAGATATGGAGTAATATTTACCTGTTTGAAAACTAGAGCAATTCACTTGGAAGTATCTGACTCATTGACGACCACTAGTTGCCTCAATGCTCTTCGACGTTTTACCGCAAGGAGAGCCCCAATACGCATGATAATGTCAGACAATGGAACAAACCTCATTGGTGCCAAGAATGAGCTAAAAAAGGCAATTAAGGAGCTCAACCCAAGGGAAATCCAAAGTAATATGCTTCGACAAAATATAGACTGGAAATTTAATCCGCCTTCCGCTTCACACTACGGTGGCACATGGGAGAGAATGATTCGTTCTGTTCGGAAGGTCTTATATAGTGTTCTGAAGGAGCAACCAATGGAGCTAGATGACGAAGGACTTCCAACAGTATTTTGTGAAGTTGAAGGAATTGTCAATAGCAGACCGTTGACGATTATATCAGACAGTCCATTAGATAAAGATCCGTTAACACCTAACCACTTTCTTCTTGTGGGAAACAAGCAAACATCAATGGAACCAGGCGTGTTCGAAAGAAAGGAACTAGTAAAGGGATGGAGACAAATTCAGTATTTAACAAATCTCTTCTGGAGACGTTGGTCCAAGGAATATTTGGTAACACTTCAGGAACGACAGAGATGGTTTCACCAGAGAAAAAATGTGAATGTAGGAGAAATTGTGTTGATATGCGACAACAACTCACCAAGAGGACAATGGCCAATGGGCAGAGTGGTGGAGGTATACCCTGATGAGAAAGGTTATGTTAGAGCAGTGAAGC